A segment of the Pochonia chlamydosporia 170 chromosome Unknown PCv3seq00013, whole genome shotgun sequence genome:
CGACACTCGAGTAGAATTGCCGCCCCAGACATCAGTAAATGCCCATATAGAACCCTGAATCCCCAAGTCTTCCAGAGTGACTGTTACTTTCTGTCGTCCGAAAATCTGAGTTTCGAATCCGCCGTAGCCCTGATCAGGTCCATAGTTGACGATGAGCACATAGGCTTCCTTGCCAGTTTCCGACGGCCCGCCAATCCAAGCCTGTAGTTGCTGCGCAGAATTGCTTCCAGTTCCAGGATTGCGAGGTTGCATTGGGTACTGTGAAAAGAACTTGGACGCTGCTATAGATTGTGGGCTTGTGATCAATTTACGACCCAACCTGTCAATCTGCGTTAAATCAGAACCAAGAACCAAATTTGCTGCAGCACCTAACCAATGGTTCATGACTGTGGTTCGAATGCTGTCATTTACCCCAGTTAGGTGCTCTGGGTTTGCTGCGAAAAGattgtccatgtctgggTATATTGTAATGGGAACTTTGCGCTCAGCCTGAAGCCCGATGTATTGGCGGTAGTTATTGATAGCCCGTTGACCGACCTGCCAAGACATGAAGGTATTGAAGCCATAATTATCCAGGTCCTGGTCAGTTCGCATTGACTCTGCCAACCCACTCCATACGGCCAACCACGTCTCGTTGCGACACAATTTCCATGATATGTCGAGCCGGATCTGTTTTCCAGATTTCTTGATTGCATTTTGATATGCCTTTACCGCACCGGAGCTGTCGCAGACTAAATTTGCTCCATTTTGTGGGCTCCCAGGGGTAACAAAATCCAACTTGATCATGTCGACGCCCCAGGATGCCCACTGTTGTACCACAGAGTCGTGCCATTGCTGTACTCCGTCTTTGTCAAAGTCCCAGTCGCAAAAGATTTGATCATTGTTTCCATTCCAAACTGATCCAACCTTGATTTTTGTTCCGAGAATcgtcttgttctcggcaATACAGGGCACACCCGGTGTTGTGTAAACACCAAGCTTCAGACCTCTCTTGTGTAGCCAAGATCCAAGTTCGGGTAGGTTGAACCTAGTGCTATTGTAGATGATCCGCCCGTGCTCGTCTACCAAGTTAAATGCTTGCCAGCCAGAGTCCAGGCTGCATAAATCGTAACCAGCAGATCGGAATTCATGTTGTGACAGAACATTGCATTGAGTTTTCACAAATGCTTGGGTGTAATCCAAGCCTGATTGTCCTGCAAATGATGGCACAACTTCTGATCCATTTTTGAGGGCTTGGATACCATATGTATTCCAACCTCTTGCTGATGTGCGAAACCCATTGGCAGTCCTGGCCGTTTTCAGGACTTTGAGTCCTCCATTTGTCGGTTTCGGTTCGGGATAGCAGTCGGGGAGACTCGAGTCACGATTCTGGATGCAATAAGGCGCGGCGTGCGTACTTATTACATCAGTCCTCGAAGTGTTTGTCGTGAAGCAAGCATTCTCGACGGCAATCCAGTACCATTGGTTGTCACTATACCCCCAGGTTCCTGTTGTCTGGCCACTTAGTATGCACAAGTCAATGATGTCCTGGAAGGCGATGCCCGCGTCATTGTTCTGGCTGGCGACAGCTCCTTGCAAATTTGCCCGCTGTTGCATAAAGACGTTGCCCTTGCCGTCATTGCAGTCCACCAGGCTGGCATCTGCCTCGAAATTGCGAACGCATGTCCGGATATCATCATAACACTGCCGTGTAAAGTTTTGCGTTCCCGGTGTGTAGATGCCACCACCGCAATTGGTTTGGGCGAGCACTCTGGACGAAAATATGGCCAGAGCAATGCCACTTAATGTCGTAGAAATTGTAGAAGGCATCGCCCGCTAAATCCTCAGTAACAACTGTTCTAACATCTGACTTTATCTTGGCTCATGGGCATTGAGGTGGCAATGAGTGTCACTTTATCACTGAGCTATCAATGTGCCGGatgtgagggaatcatgtgacctgcccgtttaatgaatgtctcactttgtgagcattgtgtaaatagcttcagccagagttcctttacgggttctctttttctccttgtgaataatcgcttcatccaagtcgcactcgaccttgttcgtgcactcgtaccgttacaTATTATTCACCGACACCCCTCTTCGATAGATCACCGTCCACGACGCGACTATCGATTCCAGCACCCAACCGTACCACACATTCTGTGGCATTCAAACCTCACCAAAACACCCCGAAAACTAAATTTTCACCCGAACCAGCATCAATCGTAATGAACATTTCAACAACTGGCAACTaatcaacaaaccaacaaaccaatcAACCAATAAATAACAACCAATTAGTCAATTAACAACCAATCAATCAATTAACCTAACAAAGTAATCAGTCAATTAACAACCAGTCAACCAATTAACAGCCACCCAATAACAAATcaaccatcaatcaacaaATTAGCCACTGATCGACATCCAACGAATCCACTACCGCAACCGAAAACACAATGACAGGAGCTGCAGTAGACACCCCTCCGGGGTCCACCACACCCGCCCCTACCGATCTCCGCCCATCGGTCCCGATACTTTCATCCATTGATGGAGAAGCCGCGTTCCGGTCCGCTTGGGCTAACGACGCCCCAGGCATCATGCGGGAAGTCTGGGCCCTTAGCCAAGCCGTAACCAACATGCACGAGGAAATCGTGAGGCTCCGCCAAACCGCCATCACAACTGCCAACACCACGAACTCACACATCGAAACCCTGCAAACCCGCCTGAGTAACTCCCTCATGGAATCGAACGATAAAGATGATACAATCTCCCACATGGAAGGACAAATAGAGGCGTACAAAGCCATAGCGGCCACTGGaggaagccatcgccaccgcTCCGCTGAGCACCCCAAGCCCGATGCATTCAGTGGAGAGAATCCCAAGGATCTACCAGAATTCTTACAGAAACTCGAACTCAAATTGCATATGAACAGAGACTGGTGGGCAGACGAAACAGAACGAATGGGGTTCGTCATTTCATGCCTCAGTGGGGACGCCCACGCCCAGGTCAGTTACAACGTATCACACGGAATCGTCCAGTTTGCAAACGTCGaggccatcatcacaacctTGAAGACAGTTTATGGCGAAATCGACTCGGCCGCTACTGCGCAAAAAGAGATATATGACATGAAACAAGGTTATAAACCACTTGCAAGCTTTCTGCCAAACTGGATCGCAGTCGCCAAGCTCACCGAATTCGAAGACAAATCCCTGATCTCTCACTTGAAACGTGCCCTCCACCCCGACATCATATGGAGGCTCGTGGTCCTCAAAGCCGCACCGACCACTTTAGCGGAATTCATCGA
Coding sequences within it:
- a CDS encoding glycoside hydrolase family 27 (similar to Trichoderma reesei QM6a XP_006964236.1), with amino-acid sequence MPSTISTTLSGIALAIFSSRVLAQTNCGGGIYTPGTQNFTRQCYDDIRTCVRNFEADASLVDCNDGKGNVFMQQRANLQGAVASQNNDAGIAFQDIIDLCILSGQTTGTWGYSDNQWYWIAVENACFTTNTSRTDVISTHAAPYCIQNRDSSLPDCYPEPKPTNGGLKVLKTARTANGFRTSARGWNTYGIQALKNGSEVVPSFAGQSGLDYTQAFVKTQCNVLSQHEFRSAGYDLCSLDSGWQAFNLVDEHGRIIYNSTRFNLPELGSWLHKRGLKLGVYTTPGVPCIAENKTILGTKIKVGSVWNGNNDQIFCDWDFDKDGVQQWHDSVVQQWASWGVDMIKLDFVTPGSPQNGANLVCDSSGAVKAYQNAIKKSGKQIRLDISWKLCRNETWLAVWSGLAESMRTDQDLDNYGFNTFMSWQVGQRAINNYRQYIGLQAERKVPITIYPDMDNLFAANPEHLTGVNDSIRTTVMNHWLGAAANLVLGSDLTQIDRLGRKLITSPQSIAASKFFSQYPMQPRNPGTGSNSAQQLQAWIGGPSETGKEAYVLIVNYGPDQGYGGFETQIFGRQKVTVTLEDLGIQGSIWAFTDVWGGNSTRVSNSYSTWLTEGASELLRVTRIR
- a CDS encoding reverse transcriptase (similar to Metarhizium robertsii ARSEF 23 XP_011411747.1); translated protein: MTGAAVDTPPGSTTPAPTDLRPSVPILSSIDGEAAFRSAWANDAPGIMREVWALSQAVTNMHEEIVRLRQTAITTANTTNSHIETLQTRLSNSLMESNDKDDTISHMEGQIEAYKAIAATGGSHRHRSAEHPKPDAFSGENPKDLPEFLQKLELKLHMNRDWWADETERMGFVISCLSGDAHAQVSYNVSHGIVQFANVEAIITTLKTVYGEIDSAATAQKEIYDMKQGYKPLASFLPNWIAVAKLTEFEDKSLISHLKRALHPDIIWRLVVLKAAPTTLAEFIELVRQCDSECRQLNPHYYKKKPSNNHTLTGTTPAAPPSQTPTTINGGDAMDLNAVSWEAKDVTSGRKPRTSEERQARKAYCIAHGLCNWCYSPDHKPHVCPTAPWNNQEKKE